A single genomic interval of Streptomyces sp. BA2 harbors:
- a CDS encoding MbtH family protein has protein sequence MTNPFDNENGTFLVLVNDEGQHSLWPAFAEIPEGWTTAHGEGTRQECLAYIEENWTDMRPKSLIADMSRNETAAP, from the coding sequence ATGACCAATCCGTTCGACAACGAAAACGGCACCTTCCTGGTTCTCGTCAACGACGAGGGACAGCACTCCCTGTGGCCCGCTTTCGCCGAGATCCCCGAAGGCTGGACCACGGCCCACGGCGAGGGCACCCGGCAGGAATGCCTCGCGTACATAGAGGAGAACTGGACGGACATGCGGCCGAAGAGCCTCATCGCGGACATGAGCAGGAACGAGACGGCGGCGCCGTAG